The Wolbachia endosymbiont of Ctenocephalides felis wCfeT genome includes a region encoding these proteins:
- a CDS encoding CPBP family intramembrane glutamic endopeptidase translates to MNSTIVNCTLFVAITYLLTCIIAWSLPTQYAALTTFIPALVAILLTACNKQRVSDLFKLSSLKNCSLGFVIMLAARVIALLLAILIFTFVATGEYVYTLEKVKYLNAVQIFFILLSTFIMLIITSLGEEIGWRGYLLKKLRSQIPNFYARAIIVGFIWAIWHIPLYIAPGSAESAMLWKDGFTFPIMCSYILVICTMSIMFTWLFEKDNSVWPVTIAHATNNFTVVAITLFTIGPPASTATIVIGYILAAVAQLTVAMGVICFDKTRERRLSSA, encoded by the coding sequence ATGAATTCAACCATTGTTAATTGTACATTATTTGTTGCAATTACCTATTTATTAACATGTATCATAGCTTGGAGTTTACCTACACAATACGCAGCACTTACAACATTTATCCCGGCTTTAGTTGCAATTTTACTAACAGCTTGCAATAAACAAAGAGTAAGTGATCTTTTTAAACTTAGTTCTCTAAAGAACTGTTCATTAGGGTTTGTGATTATGCTGGCAGCTAGGGTTATAGCGCTTCTGCTAGCTATCTTAATTTTCACATTTGTGGCAACAGGAGAATATGTATACACGTTAGAGAAAGTGAAATATCTTAATGCAGTACAGATATTCTTTATCTTACTGTCGACTTTTATAATGCTAATTATCACTTCTCTTGGCGAAGAGATTGGTTGGCGTGGCTATCTGCTTAAAAAGCTTAGAAGCCAAATACCGAACTTTTATGCAAGAGCAATTATTGTCGGTTTTATTTGGGCAATATGGCATATACCACTATATATTGCCCCTGGCTCAGCTGAATCTGCGATGTTATGGAAAGATGGATTTACATTTCCGATTATGTGTTCTTACATTCTTGTGATTTGTACAATGTCCATAATGTTCACCTGGCTATTTGAAAAAGATAATTCTGTTTGGCCAGTCACTATTGCTCATGCAACAAATAATTTCACTGTCGTTGCTATTACATTGTTTACAATAGGTCCTCCCGCATCAACTGCCACTATAGTAATCGGTTATATATTAGCAGCAGTTGCTCAGCTCACCGTTGCAATGGGCGTTATTTGCTTTGATAAAACCCGAGAGCGTCGTTTAAGTAGTGCGTAG
- a CDS encoding IscS subfamily cysteine desulfurase has product MKSDSTKVKLPIFLDYQSTTKVDPRVLEVMIPYFGEFANPHSRSHKFGWTAEEAVEKARQYIAELIGADSKEIVFTSGATESNNLAIKGVANFYKNKGDHIITVCTEHKCVLDSCRHLENEGFKATYLPVKQNGIIDLSKLEEAITEKTILVSVMMVNNEIGVIQPLKEIGEICRKHNIFFHTDAAQAFGKIPIDVNELNIDLMSISSHKIYGPMGIGALYVRRKNPRVRLTPLISGGGQERGMRSGTVPTPLAVGFGEAARIAKEEMQEEEIRLEGLRDILYQRVKEAFPDVVLNGDYENRIPGNLNLSFPYIEGESLIMAIKDLAVSSGSACTSASLEPSYVIRSLNNGHDLEHSSIRFGLGRFTTKEEVEYASSLVAKNVGRLREMSPLWEMVQDGIDLSTVKWDAH; this is encoded by the coding sequence ATGAAAAGTGATAGCACTAAAGTAAAACTGCCGATATTCCTCGATTATCAGTCTACCACCAAAGTAGATCCTAGAGTTTTAGAGGTGATGATACCATATTTTGGTGAGTTTGCCAATCCGCACTCTCGTAGCCATAAATTTGGCTGGACTGCTGAAGAAGCAGTGGAAAAAGCAAGGCAATATATTGCTGAATTAATAGGCGCGGATAGCAAAGAGATTGTGTTTACGTCAGGCGCAACTGAGTCAAATAACTTGGCAATTAAGGGAGTGGCTAACTTTTATAAGAACAAAGGTGATCATATAATCACTGTTTGCACTGAACATAAATGTGTTCTTGATTCCTGCCGACATCTGGAAAATGAAGGTTTTAAAGCTACATATCTGCCTGTTAAGCAAAACGGAATTATAGATTTGTCAAAACTCGAGGAAGCAATAACTGAAAAAACAATTCTAGTCTCAGTAATGATGGTAAATAATGAAATTGGAGTAATCCAGCCTTTGAAGGAGATAGGTGAGATATGCAGAAAACATAACATATTTTTCCACACTGATGCTGCTCAAGCCTTTGGGAAAATTCCAATTGATGTAAATGAGTTAAACATTGATTTAATGAGCATTTCTAGCCATAAGATTTATGGTCCTATGGGAATAGGTGCATTATATGTTCGTAGAAAGAATCCACGTGTAAGATTGACGCCACTTATTAGTGGTGGTGGCCAGGAAAGGGGTATGCGCTCTGGCACAGTTCCAACTCCCCTTGCAGTTGGTTTTGGGGAAGCTGCACGTATCGCTAAAGAAGAAATGCAAGAGGAAGAAATTAGACTGGAAGGATTGAGAGATATTTTATACCAAAGAGTAAAAGAGGCATTTCCTGATGTTGTATTAAATGGTGATTATGAGAATAGAATACCTGGCAATTTGAACTTAAGTTTTCCTTACATTGAAGGTGAGTCACTTATTATGGCAATAAAGGATTTAGCAGTAAGTTCTGGTTCTGCATGCACGTCTGCATCACTTGAGCCTTCTTATGTTATAAGATCACTGAATAATGGCCATGATCTTGAGCACTCTTCAATTAGATTTGGACTTGGTCGATTTACCACTAAAGAAGAAGTGGAATACGCGTCGAGCCTTGTGGCTAAAAATGTTGGTCGACTGAGAGAAATGAGTCCGCTTTGGGAAATGGTGCAAGATGGTATAGATTTAAGCACCGTAAAGTGGGATGCTCATTGA